The Zea mays cultivar B73 chromosome 7, Zm-B73-REFERENCE-NAM-5.0, whole genome shotgun sequence DNA segment CAACTGTTACCTGCAAGACCCACTGCCTTTCCCAAATTTGAATCATGCTCTGCTAATCAATCAAAAACCTCCAAAAAATTCCATTTGTTCAAAGACTCCTTCGACTCATCATGGCCATGAAAAGGCAAGCCTTGCTCGAATAGTAGCCTAGCAGTATTAATGGATCCATTCAATCTAGTAAAATAAGCCCTTTTAGATGTTTCACTTTTCTTATGTAAAATAACATCAATGTGCTGATATCTCTATAACAAATCATCAGACTTCTTTATAGGAATAAAGTGTGATCCACCAACATTGCCAACATGTATCTTTAGCCGCTCTTTTCTGTGATAACCATTCCAGCACTCAACAACGAAATCCTTATATCATGTATCCTTCTTTTCTCTGAACAAGAAATAACAAAAAAATATGCTCTATCTTTTGATTCACTATATTCAAGCCAACTTCCAAAATCATCGAACCATTCTTGTTGAAACCTTCTTGGATTGCCTTTTCCCCCAATCTGTGTAGAGGGAAAATTGCAAGTGCGCAGTTGGCATGGCCCATTCTCCAAATATTTCCTTCTCACCCTCAAATTAGGATTAGGATGGTAAGAAATTAAGAATCAATTTCCTTTCTTAAGGTTGGGTCATATTTGATCTCCTCTTCCCAATTAGTAGCATCTGGATGACATGAATTCCTTGCACTACCACTGTCTGGTGCTTTTCTTTTATAAAATCTTTCCATTTCCTAGCACCCATAAAAATATTTAATAGATATCACAGAAAGAACAAAAAAATCGTAACCTAAAATCtggacaaacaaacaagaagcacAAATTAAAATCATTGGACGATTAGGCTAATGGAATTTGAAAAAAGAATGATCAAGTTACTTTTTGAAGGATGACAGAGGAGCAGGCCTGGGAGGCGGGCGGACTTcacctaggggtggtaatgggctctaaattttacactataaaatttaaggattggATTAGGATTGAGCTCTATTTCTAGGCTCAAACgaattgtgaagaaacatttggatcgtgatccattaccgcCTGCTGCCATGCTACTTGCTCTAGTgcgctcagcagcagcagcagcacctgctagCCAGCCAGCAGGGCCGCCTGAATGCCTGATAGCTTTCGCTTGTGCGTAGAGCGGTGGAGGGGAACTGGAGAGACAAATCAATGAGCAGGACGCGGGAGCAGAAGAGATGAAGCCACCAAAGCGTGCAGTTGAAGAGTCGAGTCGAGGACTCTAAGAAGCGACTACAGGCCGGCTTTCCCATATGAGATTGTGGCTGTTTCCTTCATTCCTGCAGGGAGTTGTTGGCTGCTGTGGGCTCTCCGCGCCGGGCTGTGGGTGCTGCTGTTTAGGCCAGGGGAGTGCAAATAGGGTAAAAATGTATATACTATAAGGCTTTTGGTATTTGGGACTGGGTGCGGCCGCACCCAGTTGGCCTATATATGGTGGGTACTGAGATGAGTGAATCATGTTCGAGTTTCATGTGGTGTACTCTGTTTATACTTTTGCATCAAGTCGAGTGCTGACCTTGTTTGTGCGTGATTGTTCTTGTGTGCTTCAGAGATCCTAGCCCTTGTTTCTGATTTCACAGCAGTTGCCTGATGGCTGGTGTGTGACTTTTAGTGCCCTTGCAAATGCTAACAAGTTTTTCCCCTGGTGCAATAAATATCTGTGCTATGGATGGATGAAAATGAAGTGGGCTCatgttttaatgtcatttttttgTTTTAAACTTTTAATAGCCAATCCGATGGGGTATGAAGAGAGCAAAAAACATCTCCTCAGTCTCAGCTACCCTGAGCTGCAATGTTTGTGCAAAAGGTATAACCTTCCTGCTAAGAAGACCCACTCTCAGTTAGCAAGTTCGCTCGCCTCGCTGCTTGAGGTAAGCATATATGTTATGTTTGGATTATAACTTTTACTTCAGAGTTCGCCACAAGTATGAGCTAGTTTCATCATCTATTTAAATTCAGAATCTGGAAGGATGTAACTGTTTTATTCTACACAGGCATCTCCATCTCCTGCTCCTCCTCCTGTCCAATTAGCAAATATGAAAGAAGCATCCACATGTATGTACAGAAACTTTTTATGTTAAACTTAGTTGGCTGATTGTTTATGCTTGCACAATGGCTTATTTTTTCAGACTCTTTTGCTTTGAAAGATGATGCTTTAGGAATAATTGGCAACCTAATTAACTGCAGGCAATCATGCTAACAACAAAAGAGGCCCATACAATGGCAGGGATGATGGTAAACCACTTGTGCATGCGAAACATCAAAAAGGAGATCAGACACCTGTTGATGAAACATCTAAAAAGGTAAGAAATTTCAACCATTGTTTTCTTTTATTGTTTCCCATGAAAAATTAATACCCGTTACTACTAATGGGCTCATCTGTTATCCATAACTTTTTGCATGAACCCTACAAGTATATTGTTCCTTATTGATTTATTATTTTCTACTCAAGTTGTCTGATATTGGAAAGTTAAGAGAATTAtaactaccccccccccccccccccccccccaaaaaaaaaaacACATACACACAAAAGCACACAAACACAACCAAAAAACAAACAAAGAAGAAATAAAAAAGAATTCTTCCTAGTAAAACACAAGGATTCTAGTTTTAATATTTTTCCAGGATCCTTTCATATGATTTTATGCAAACTGCCAATGCCTATTTAGGAATCATTTACACACTTCCTGTTAATCTGGATTGCACCTGACCGTCCTAAATATGAGAGTGGCACTTCTTCTGCAGATGCCTTTTGGATTCTGTTTTTCTATTTGTACTCTGTTTTGTGCCACCCAATTGTTGCTATGGATTATACTAGTATTTTTTTCTGTTTGCCGCAGTAGTAATTTGTTGCTTTATTTTCACTTGAAATGTAAGTCTGTTTCATCATGTATCTGTGAATTGCTTTGCTCATTTGTATGTGTACTGGTTAAATGGATGTCTTTATAATCCATTTTTCATCTATCCTGTAGCAGGGGATTGACACTGGTACGAGTATACCTCCAGTTTCTATGAACCATGGAAGACCAGAATATCATGGCCATCTATCTTCTGACCTGAGAACTGCTCATAATTTACAGTCCCAATGTGACGTGGGAATTGCAACTAATACAACAAATCTAGAATTTGTTGGCAAACATGATTGTTCACCTGCTAACGTAATTGATCAAATCTGTCCCCCTATTATTCAAAAATATCCTTCTAATGGTAATGGTCAGGCTTCCACTAAGTTCGGCCGTATGAATGATAACACAGAAAAGGGTTGTCGGCTGTCTGATAAGATATCAGCAAATGCTGCTGCTGTTcaattttctgtaatgtcagatgAGGGCATTGATCTTCTTGTTGATCTGAACTCCAGTTCAGCAACATGGGCCAAGAACTTCATGGCAGAAATGCACATTACCCCTCCGTCTGAACATGGGAATTTCTCTAGCTTCATTAGCAGTTTGTCAACTAAGGATGATCATAGCACTGCGTCACCATCTGGAAATATCATTGTTGACATTCAGAACAAGGGAGCTGAGAACATTGTTCCTTCCACTGATTCATCACTTGCTTCAGATGTTGGTGAGAGCTCCCGTTCAGTGCTCTATCCAGTTGATACGACTACTGTGAACTCAGTGTCATCCACGTCTACAGTGGCTGGTACCCCAGTTGAACTTTCTGGGTATCAGGAGGGTGCTCCAGTGGTATGTTCTTCATGTTTAACAGCTGATGTTCAGAACAATGTGACATCTGATATGCCAGGTGCTTCGGATAACGAGGTGCTTCCTCCAGAACCTGCTGATGTCTTTTTGCAGTCTGAAAGAATCACTGCACCAGCTGTATGTGGTTCAGTGCAACCAATTGGCAATAAATGCACAATGAGTTCTGGTAAAACCAAAGTTTTTGCAAGATTTGTTGCACTCGAAAATTTTTAGTTGCTGATACAGACAATATATCTACCTTTTTGTCAGGGGATGAGGTTAGAAGTGGCTCCAATGAAGACTCCTGTCCAAAATCTTCAGGAAAACAAACTGGAGATGAAACCCTAATGGAAAATGAACCTGTGAAGGCAGTAGCAGTGGAAGAAAATATAGGTCGTGATGACAGTTTGTCCATTTCTTATCAACTAGCCTGTAAGACAGTAGCAGAACTGCCTGTTACAGATGCCCAGTCGCCTGCTAGTTcttctggtcattttattgctggaAATTTTGACAACACACATCCAACATCTTCCGCCACTTCGGTAATTTCTTATACTTGACTTGATATAGTTACATAATTTGATATGCCTCTTAATACTTTGGCTAAGGAAAATGTGTTTGTATTGGATGTTTCAAATGCTATGATGTGTTTCTTAACCAGCCATGCTTTAGCTTGTTCTCATGGTTTTCTGGGGGCATGTTATGTACTTACGTCTTCAGCTTCATGTCATGGAAATATTTTTGAAATAACCTTTTGACATATATCAGCAGATGATGCAGTGGAACCTGCTATTTTATTCTGCCAGTACTTCTTGCTTCTAGGTCTTCTATTCTACTTAGCAGTTCTTTTTGCATCTATCATTTGAGCTTGTTTTCTCTGTTACCGATCTTCACACAATATTGGTATTGGATGTAGTTTACCTGGATGGCTTATCAGTTCAACCTATATCCCTTATGGCTTCAGTCTGTTTCTAGTTTCTTCTGACAGCCATCAAGTGGCCAAGTTGGCGATTTTATATTGTTTCATAAGTTAAGGTTCAGTCATCGTATTTCACTGTATATATGGTTGGATGCAGGTCTCATGATTCTATTCTAGTACATATTTCAGTTCAGGTTCCCTGCTGTAATGTTTGAAGATGTTTTGGAGTTTGGACAAATAGCTATGGGCCATTGTTTGTTACGCTTGAATCAAATGCCAATATGCCATCCTTTGCACTGGGTCCTCTCAGATTTGACCCAACTGTGCAATTATGTGATCTCTGATGGACAACGTCAGATTGAAGACTATGGATGTCAGGGTACTGCTTCGTTGCAGGAAGATTGTAGCGAAGTTGGTAATAGGCTAGGGGAGGAATGTTGTCGGCAACCTGTTGTCGCCGACGAGGAAAGTGATGTCGTGCACAGACAGCAGGGAGGTGGCTGCACTAGGGAGAGAGATGGAGGAGCACAAGACCAGAAGAATGGGCAGCAGGCACAAAAAAAACTTGACCCTAAACAAGCCTATAGATGGAACCTTATGGATTGCCAATCCTTTCCTACACAAAACTCAACTTTATTGCTGATTTCCAAACCTGTCTTAAAGTTCCTAAACCAATCCCAATTTTTCTAAAACAAATCACCGGTCTACATGGCATGGGaggggggaggggggagggggtCGGTActaacttgtggcaatgtggacaTGACAGCACTGGGTTGGTTCTGCTGAGGTGGCCCATGCCCATTGGCCATAACACTACAGGACATGTTCGTTGCAGCAGGAAGTTTGTCTTATTTGAAAGGAAAAAAAATGGGGAAGAGTAATAGACAAATTTCCCATGTATAGGATTGAAAAAACTAATCTGGATGGTTtaattaataaaacaatagtatTAACATTTCAGCAGACATTATATTTATAATCTCAAAGTACAAAAAAATAAGTGGGCTTCAAAGTACTAAAATAACATGGAATCCATAAGTAAGATTTGTTTGGATTCTGCCATGTGCCAGCCCTGCCAAGGAGCCGCCCGAACAAAATTTGGTGTTTGGTTTGCCTGGCCGAAAAAATGGTGTTTGATTTGGTCGCCCACGAATAGGCCAAGCTTTGGGGGGGGGGGATGCGACTGCTATCCAAATGACACCCTTACCCATCGCCAACCGCTGAATTTTGTCCCAACACCCATCCAAACGCACTTATGCTTGCTGATTATGGATTGGAGATCTACTGTCTTCCAAGATCCCGCATGTATGTTTAATTAGAAAGTAGGATGAAAGAGCAAAAAAGGTAAACTGGATTAAGCACCTTAGGCAAGCTTCCATCAGGGGATTTCATAAATTGGTAAATTGGTGATTAGTCAAAAGCTATGGGtccgtttggttgggctgtggctgtgaaaaaagctgctgtgggctgtgagctgtgaaaaaagctgctgtgggctgtgagctgttaaaaagctaaaaaccgtttggtggaaaccactaaaagctgttaaaatttcttcgatatatgttttcacagttccatccgaaagccactaaaagcaggtccagaggtgctttcagttttgcactgcgagaaagtcggcttttagaaaaagctgcttcctggatccatccctttggtttgacttttggcttttatGGGACAAAAGTCAAagtcaaaagccaaaccaaacacaccctatatTTGGTTGGGCTTTTTTCAGCttttggccaccaaaagctgttgcggactgccaaacgcccCAACTTTTCAGCCTGTTTTTATAAGAATCGTTTTGGTAAAAACTTGTCCAAAATCAACATGAACACAAAATCGGTCGAGTCGTCACGATAGTAGAAATCCATCGCTTTCTAGATCCTGGACCCTTTGAACCACTtcatcttcctccgcacgtaatccccACGATACTCAGATTCTTCCCATAGCCAGATTCTCTTCACAGCCAGATTTTTAGAAAAGCtgatcagaaaaaagctgaatcaAACAACCTTAGATGGGATCAACTCTATGCTACCTTAGATCCCAAATGTAAGTACATTTAGGTTTTCTTTTAAGTCAACCTTTTGGGCTTTGATCATTATAACAGCCTAAAAACATTCTCTATAACTTGTCATAAGGTTGATGTTACTAAATTCATAATATGTAGTTCATTCTATTTGAGATAATCAGATAATAGATTTTTATGTATAATATTAGTCAAAGTGCCACATATGTTTGTTTTCCTCAAACAGTAAAAAAGTGTCGTATTGGAGGCCTGTCAATGTTCCTAATGTACTCTATATTTACAATTAGAGGTTTGGTTGCACAATTTATGAATAAAAATATGAATTCGAAAAATGAATGGACGGACTTCAAATATGTAACATAATTGAGCTCCAAGATTGACAATGTCCTTTTGTTAACTACATCAGCCTTGCATGCACTCTTATTTTGAGCCGTAATCTTTAACTTTGTTGACTTGTGGAAAATGACTGTCATCCGAGCACTCGGTGCAGTGAGTTCCTCCAGTTTAGCTAAATCACCTATGTCACATATGTAATTATTTCACTTTTCCCTATACCTTTTAGAAACAAATAGGTCACTATATGCTTGCTTATATTCAACTAACCTTAAGATGTTTTTGTCTGTTTTCTGTAGTCATGGACGCGAGGGTCACTTTCTACTAGTTATAGTGTCTGCTCTTACGAAAATAGTAAATGCATGGCTGACTAATTTTACTGGTTTGCACTTTGTAGTAAAAGGGGAAGAGAATGAAAGCTGCTAAACGTATTATTTTGGTCAATGGCAAAGTCTACGTGTCTCACTTTTAGCTCCGCAACTGCAAACCTGCTTATTTGGTAATTGATATTTCACTGACCTCCTTAGCTGGCATTTCTGGTACTAGTCACCAATGCCTTTGTGTACTCTGACTGGCAAAACTTACAGGTCATTATATATTCCAGTCACTAGGTGCGAGTGAGCTTCCCGATCCGTTAGATCATATTATCCAACCATAGATGCAACCGTGGTTTGTTAGGTTTTTTTAAGCTAGTCAAGCTGCTGGTGGAAGGatttaagtgttaaatgtgatATACGACTAGATTATGATATAACGGACCAGGAGGTTCGCTTGCACCTAGTGACTGCTTGCATAGCCGTCGTTGCCAGATTTATGAGCCCCAAGTGCCGACTTTTATTTTGTTAAATTATCTTGTACTGACTAAAATAGGGTAGACTGAGTGCCGGTGCCGGAGGCTCCAACATGAGTGGGTCAGGCGAAGGGATAAACCAAGGCAAGTCTCCCCCGCAAATGCGGAGAGGCTGCTTTAAACCCGCGACCTAGTGTTGTACTATGTTTGGAAAACAATCTCCATTTTTGATTTGGCATTCGGTTTATGATGGCGTGATGCTTTCTGTGCATGATGAAAGGTGTTTTATTATCGGAATGCTTTGTTGTGCCTAGTTTATGGTGTTTTGGTTGATTTATCTTTGCCAGTTTATAATGATGTATAGATCTTGGTGTACCCAGAGCAGTTCACTAACTTACTTCTATCATTCTGAAGGACAATGCTATTAATTCTCTGACTTCAAAGTTCGGTGCAGAGTATGTTTCTATAAACACTGTTCATACTTCTGATCTCCAATACTAGCTGCATGCCTAAAGGGTTCCTTTCTTCTGTAGGCTAGCACAAAGTCATGATTCTACGGACAAAAAGGGACAGAATGATGCTGAGGAGGTTGAGGAGTTAGAGAGTATGACACCAGCAGCCTATAGTGAACCTCCCAGAAATATACAACTTAGCTTACGAAGTGCTTCCGCTAAGGTCAAGCCTTCTACACTACCAAGACGATCAGCGAGGCTTCTTCCTAAGGTTTGTGTTCATTGTCATTTACTGTAATCACCAATACTATAGTATAAGCTCATGCTACCATTCTCATTGAAAGGATGGTAGACTGATTAAGGAAATCAATGTGTGCTGAATAATGTGCTTATTTTGGCCTTTTTTAGGTTCATAGCTTTTGCTATGCACTTAGATACATGTTATGTCTAGATACATCTAAAAATCAAAATGACATATAATTTGGAATGTGGGTAGTATATAGTTTTAATTCCTGTAAATAACATAACATTTTCTGGGGTTTAATCAACATACTTTGTTTTCTTGACATGCAGTAACCGCCGTAAATGATACAGATGAGATCCAGTGTGAGAATAGCCTCACTACCGGCTTAGTCAGATTCCATGAGGATGAAGGGATAGAAAACAGTTAACAAGCTTAGATTCTAATTTTGTATGTTCTTGTTAATTCTTTTTTGTTCCAGCAACTGAGTAGAACTTGGTTTCTGAAGCTTAGGCTGCGTGACTTTTTATCTCCTCGTGTCCATCAACATCTGTTACAGTTACAGTCGTACTGTCGAGCTTTCATACACTATTGTACAAACGACTCCTACTTTTACAGCATCTGTTTCCTCTGGTCTGCGACTTGTTGGATGATGTCTTCTGTGTTTTATATCAATGCAATATAACTATTGGTGCAGGAGTAAGCTTGTTTAGAACGATTAAAATAAATGCTGTTTATGGTGCAGGCAATGATATTGTAAGTTGCTTCTCAAGAAGCAAGGTTCcataaatataaaagaaaaaaaatcatgGAATTTTCCACACTAAAGAGACTCGAGTAGCCATGATTCTATTAGAGTTTCTGTTTGTAAATtcctcacggaggatgagcataaGGGACCATTACAAACAATCTTTAATAGTTGTTCAACGATTCCACAAACTCTAGACTGACTAGGTGATGATTATCATCAAAAGCAATAAGGGAATAACTAGTCCAAGTCGTTCAACTAGTACCATAAGATGCACTAGAAGCTCTTTAATCTTATCCTGATGATTGAAAAGATGTAAATGAATAGTGTATGTTTCTCAGCACAAGTGTATGAGGTTCCAGGAGTGTGCTCAAAGCTCTTCATAATGTCtactaggtaggtgcccgtgcgatgccacggaacataaatctcgatttgtatatcagctatgcttcctgtggagcaaggaagcgaacgcaagccaaccttttgtattagtgcattctgttcagttcttacttgatcatcccgtgttctcgtgtgtgccatggccgagtggcaagctcaacactggtattgttgtcttgtctcaaatgaagtccGATTCCACAAGTTAACCGGAAATCTTCATGGGTGATAGCTGTGTCAGATTCTTTCGCGCATAGTGATAGCTGTGTCAGTTtacccccattttcttgggcatcACTTGTCTCAAATGAAGTTCATTGGAGGTTCGCAATTTATGTTCCGTGGCATCACACCGGCACCTACCTAGTATGTATATGAATGACAGAAGAAAAGGGTGAAAGGCACGACATCCAGAATTCATAGTTCAGTTCGCATTTCTGTGGCACAGTTTGCTGGTTATCTAATTTTACATACGGAGGACCTGGATTGCCACCTGCTAATTGCTATCGCGGTAAGAGTGCACATCAATCGCATCAAAGCCGCCAATATTGCAGCACGGCAGCTACAAGTGCATCCAATCACGCTCATAGCCACAATAAAATGTAAACAATAACTTAACAGACAGCATGCGAAATATAGAGAGAAAAATTATACTACCAACATGTGTTTCTTATTTTTGGACAGGCCTTGACCAAAAAGGTAAGAGCATCCCTTCTCAATCAGAGCCGTGGAACCATAGCCAAATTTGCCAAGTGTTAAAGAAGCAAAAGAAATACAGGAAGAAATTCACTAATCAGGTTTCATGAAGAGCTAGTTTCTGCAGAATGACAAAAGGGGAAAAGTAGCGATAACAACCATTGGAGTGAAAACATTTATTCTGTGTTGTCGATTGGAGTGATAACAACCATTTCTTCTGCTGCACCAGAATCAAGTCGATTATCACAGTTCCCTCTGCCACAAACACATATTCTTTATTTTCTGAACTGTATGAGCTTTGTTCCAGCAAACGCTTTCCGACTGGCCACACTTGGTGATCGGTACCCTGCTTTGGTGGGCTTTCCCCAGGGAGAAACTGAAGGCCTGCCTCCTTTAGTACGCCCCTCGCCTCCACCATGGGGATGATCCAAAGGATTCATAGCAACACCACGGACAACAGGGCGTCTGCCTAACCACCTGCTGTGCCCTGCCTTTCTTAGCTTGCGTGTACCATGGCTTGGGTTGGAGACTATACCAATTGTAGCATGGCATCTTGAATCAACAGCCTTCTCAGCACCTGAGGGAAGGCGCAGGACACACTTGGCgcctggctcctggactaccttaGCATATGTACCAGCTGCTCGAACCATCTTCCCACCCTGACCAGGACGACATTCAATATTATGCACCCAGGTTCCAATTCGTGCATTGGCTAATGGTATACAATTTCCAACCTTTGAGTTGAGATCAATTATATCGAACTGATTTTCCAAGGAATATGGTGAAGAGGCTGAACTCTTAGAAGACTTCGAGGAATGATAGTTCATCACAAGATTTAGCTGTTATTAAAACTGATTATGATGGTTTCTTTGTTGCTATTAAAGATTACAATCTTCTTTGCCTGACATCAATTTTATAGTTTTATACGTAtcactttctttctttctttccatcATCGTTAACGGCATGCAGCCACATTCTGTTATCGATCCCTCAATTTCTTGCATGCCACACCGATCTCCAAGCTAGAAGCATGTATCCGCCGTATAAAAGATGACAACAACATAAAGACGACTGGAACATGGTAGATAATGCTAGAGCAGCATTTTAAACATTGCTAATATAACATTAGGCATATACAATATATTGATATTCGTTGGTTCAAGTATCTACTGAGCAACATATCAATTGAATGGTTCATAGGCAACAGCTAGCAAATGAGCAGCTTCTACCACCAACCATCGGTGTTCATGTATTTCTCAACTTGGCTCATACTTGCTTAGCCAAATACGGCATCAGGCTACAAGCGAGGTACACCTAGTGCTCAACGATGTCGTATTTCCTTCGCAGCTTGTACAGATACCCGCTGAATCTCTTGTTCAGACAAGAAACAAAAGGGTGGTCCGATCTACTTGCCCAGGCAAGACAGTCTTGTGATAGGTCATCATGAAGGCCTGGGAAGTAGCAATCGTTTGATCTGTTGCCACTTGAATCGCCTCCCAACTGAGCCTTCAGAACAGGTTTCTGCTCCTTCAGTTCAAGTTCTTCGCTATCCGAATCTGTAGCATATGGAAAGAAATCTAATTATGAGATATCATAGAACACATCTGAGTGTTTCTTCGACTCCCCTGAGAAGTAGCCCTTCCTGACCAACAGAAAATAAGCTATTCAACTAATTTACTAAGTTTTAAAATATATGACGTTTAGGACAAGCTAAGTAATTAGTAAAAAACGTCATATATTTTAATCTACTCCTGTTGATGAAATATGTGTCAGAATTTCAATAGTTTTCATATGCAGATTCTGAAATTTAACTTACTCAAAAAATAGATCTATAATGTCATCCCACCTCACCTGGATAACATGAAACCACATCACAATAATGTTCACATAACAAGCTTTGATTTTAAGATCTTTCTTTGTTCCGTCCTTTCTCAGCTCGGTGCATTCATTCCGCTGCAAACAAGATTACAAGGAATCATCACTTGCTAATCACAAAAGTTATCTAAAAACAATCCCCACAGACCGATAAAAGAGAGTTCATCAACAGCAACAATTTTAATAGATCAGGCCTCATCTCAATTTAGATAGATCTGCTTTGAGTACAATTCTAATGTTAGTTATGCAGCGCATCATCGATGTGCTTCAATCACATGCCCAGGAGCTGAGCAGCAGCAACAGAAGAAGAAAAAATC contains these protein-coding regions:
- the LOC100274675 gene encoding uncharacterized protein isoform X5; protein product: MGYEESKKHLLSLSYPELQCLCKRYNLPAKKTHSQLASSLASLLEASPSPAPPPVQLANMKEASTCNHANNKRGPYNGRDDGKPLVHAKHQKGDQTPVDETSKKQGIDTGTSIPPVSMNHGRPEYHGHLSSDLRTAHNLQSQCDVGIATNTTNLEFVGKHDCSPANVIDQICPPIIQKYPSNGNGQASTKFGRMNDNTEKGCRLSDKISANAAAVQFSVMSDEGIDLLVDLNSSSATWAKNFMAEMHITPPSEHGNFSSFISSLSTKDDHSTASPSGNIIVDIQNKGAENIVPSTDSSLASDVGESSRSVLYPVDTTTVNSVSSTSTVAGTPVELSGYQEGAPVVCSSCLTADVQNNVTSDMPGASDNEVLPPEPADVFLQSERITAPAVCGSVQPIGNKCTMSSGDEVRSGSNEDSCPKSSGKQTGDETLMENEPVKAVAVEENIGRDDSLSISYQLACKTVAELPVTDAQSPASSSGHFIAGNFDNTHPTSSATSDNAINSLTSKFGAELAQSHDSTDKKGQNDAEEVEELESMTPAAYSEPPRNIQLSLRSASAKVKPSTLPRRSARLLPK
- the LOC100274675 gene encoding uncharacterized protein isoform X1, which codes for MKMKWAHVLMSFFCFKLLIANPMGYEESKKHLLSLSYPELQCLCKRYNLPAKKTHSQLASSLASLLEASPSPAPPPVQLANMKEASTCNHANNKRGPYNGRDDGKPLVHAKHQKGDQTPVDETSKKQGIDTGTSIPPVSMNHGRPEYHGHLSSDLRTAHNLQSQCDVGIATNTTNLEFVGKHDCSPANVIDQICPPIIQKYPSNGNGQASTKFGRMNDNTEKGCRLSDKISANAAAVQFSVMSDEGIDLLVDLNSSSATWAKNFMAEMHITPPSEHGNFSSFISSLSTKDDHSTASPSGNIIVDIQNKGAENIVPSTDSSLASDVGESSRSVLYPVDTTTVNSVSSTSTVAGTPVELSGYQEGAPVVCSSCLTADVQNNVTSDMPGASDNEVLPPEPADVFLQSERITAPAVCGSVQPIGNKCTMSSGDEVRSGSNEDSCPKSSGKQTGDETLMENEPVKAVAVEENIGRDDSLSISYQLACKTVAELPVTDAQSPASSSGHFIAGNFDNTHPTSSATSDNAINSLTSKFGAELAQSHDSTDKKGQNDAEEVEELESMTPAAYSEPPRNIQLSLRSASAKVKPSTLPRRSARLLPK
- the LOC100274675 gene encoding uncharacterized protein isoform X3 — its product is MAPRYPRSRCCLCELANPMGYEESKKHLLSLSYPELQCLCKRYNLPAKKTHSQLASSLASLLEASPSPAPPPVQLANMKEASTCNHANNKRGPYNGRDDGKPLVHAKHQKGDQTPVDETSKKQGIDTGTSIPPVSMNHGRPEYHGHLSSDLRTAHNLQSQCDVGIATNTTNLEFVGKHDCSPANVIDQICPPIIQKYPSNGNGQASTKFGRMNDNTEKGCRLSDKISANAAAVQFSVMSDEGIDLLVDLNSSSATWAKNFMAEMHITPPSEHGNFSSFISSLSTKDDHSTASPSGNIIVDIQNKGAENIVPSTDSSLASDVGESSRSVLYPVDTTTVNSVSSTSTVAGTPVELSGYQEGAPVVCSSCLTADVQNNVTSDMPGASDNEVLPPEPADVFLQSERITAPAVCGSVQPIGNKCTMSSGDEVRSGSNEDSCPKSSGKQTGDETLMENEPVKAVAVEENIGRDDSLSISYQLACKTVAELPVTDAQSPASSSGHFIAGNFDNTHPTSSATSDNAINSLTSKFGAELAQSHDSTDKKGQNDAEEVEELESMTPAAYSEPPRNIQLSLRSASAKVKPSTLPRRSARLLPK
- the LOC100274675 gene encoding uncharacterized protein isoform X4: MAPRYPRSRCCLCELANPMGYEESKKHLLSLSYPELQCLCKRYNLPAKKTHSQLASSLASLLEASPSPAPPPVQLANMKEASTCNHANNKRGPYNGRDDGKPLVHAKHQKGDQTPVDETSKKGIDTGTSIPPVSMNHGRPEYHGHLSSDLRTAHNLQSQCDVGIATNTTNLEFVGKHDCSPANVIDQICPPIIQKYPSNGNGQASTKFGRMNDNTEKGCRLSDKISANAAAVQFSVMSDEGIDLLVDLNSSSATWAKNFMAEMHITPPSEHGNFSSFISSLSTKDDHSTASPSGNIIVDIQNKGAENIVPSTDSSLASDVGESSRSVLYPVDTTTVNSVSSTSTVAGTPVELSGYQEGAPVVCSSCLTADVQNNVTSDMPGASDNEVLPPEPADVFLQSERITAPAVCGSVQPIGNKCTMSSGDEVRSGSNEDSCPKSSGKQTGDETLMENEPVKAVAVEENIGRDDSLSISYQLACKTVAELPVTDAQSPASSSGHFIAGNFDNTHPTSSATSDNAINSLTSKFGAELAQSHDSTDKKGQNDAEEVEELESMTPAAYSEPPRNIQLSLRSASAKVKPSTLPRRSARLLPK
- the LOC100274675 gene encoding uncharacterized protein isoform X2; the protein is MKMKWAHVLMSFFCFKLLIANPMGYEESKKHLLSLSYPELQCLCKRYNLPAKKTHSQLASSLASLLEASPSPAPPPVQLANMKEASTCNHANNKRGPYNGRDDGKPLVHAKHQKGDQTPVDETSKKGIDTGTSIPPVSMNHGRPEYHGHLSSDLRTAHNLQSQCDVGIATNTTNLEFVGKHDCSPANVIDQICPPIIQKYPSNGNGQASTKFGRMNDNTEKGCRLSDKISANAAAVQFSVMSDEGIDLLVDLNSSSATWAKNFMAEMHITPPSEHGNFSSFISSLSTKDDHSTASPSGNIIVDIQNKGAENIVPSTDSSLASDVGESSRSVLYPVDTTTVNSVSSTSTVAGTPVELSGYQEGAPVVCSSCLTADVQNNVTSDMPGASDNEVLPPEPADVFLQSERITAPAVCGSVQPIGNKCTMSSGDEVRSGSNEDSCPKSSGKQTGDETLMENEPVKAVAVEENIGRDDSLSISYQLACKTVAELPVTDAQSPASSSGHFIAGNFDNTHPTSSATSDNAINSLTSKFGAELAQSHDSTDKKGQNDAEEVEELESMTPAAYSEPPRNIQLSLRSASAKVKPSTLPRRSARLLPK